Proteins found in one Bacillota bacterium genomic segment:
- a CDS encoding GNAT family N-acetyltransferase: MEKNYLKAEDYPDGLECDAWDACSELFIAKNNSAIIATIRLIKESPLGFPIESLFDIERPANTKSFAEVSRLIIHPKYRKLGPIITLGLYKTIFNYSERHGISHWFAILDNRLHRTFRRYGFVFEQLAEPKFCFGDITSPYLLSLEQAHGTVKAKNINLYNYFVKDTKPPKLMHNI; the protein is encoded by the coding sequence GAGTGTGATGCGTGGGATGCGTGCTCTGAACTATTTATTGCAAAGAACAATTCCGCAATTATCGCAACAATAAGACTCATTAAGGAATCACCGCTAGGATTTCCAATAGAATCCTTGTTTGATATCGAACGACCGGCAAACACTAAATCATTTGCGGAGGTCTCAAGATTAATCATACATCCTAAATACAGGAAACTTGGCCCAATCATAACCCTTGGTCTATATAAAACCATTTTTAACTACAGTGAAAGACATGGTATCAGCCATTGGTTCGCAATATTGGATAACCGTCTGCATAGAACATTTAGACGCTATGGTTTTGTTTTTGAGCAGCTAGCAGAGCCAAAGTTTTGTTTTGGCGATATAACAAGTCCTTATTTGCTCTCGTTAGAGCAAGCTCATGGAACTGTTAAGGCAAAAAATATAAATTTATATAATTATTTTGTAAAGGACACAAAGCCGCCTAAGTTAATGCATAATATTTAA